The following proteins are co-located in the Nonlabens ponticola genome:
- a CDS encoding DNA gyrase/topoisomerase IV subunit A: protein MSKENLEQENNNLPIEEQATETITRVTGMYKEWFLDYASYVILERAVPAIEDGFKPVQRRIMQSMKDLDDGRYNKVANIVGHTMQYHPHGDASIGDAMVQIGQKDLLIDMQGNWGNILTGDPSAASRYIEARLSKFALEVLFNAKITEWQSSYDGRRKEPINLPVKFPLLLTQGAEGIAVGLSTKVLPHNFNEIIDASIKHLQGKRFKLFPDFPTGGEADVSNYNDGMRGGKVRVRAKMHSPDRNTIIITEIPYSTTTGSLIDSILKANDKGKIKIKKIEDNTAADVEIQIHLPANISPDKTMDALYAFTNCEVSISPLGCVIEDNKPLFVGVTEMLRRSTDHTVELLRQELQIQLDEVESQWHFASLERIFIENRIYRDIEEEETWDGVINAIDKGLKPHIGHLKRAVTVDDIVRLTEIRIKRISKFDIDKAQQKIEALEDRIAELKKNLEHLIEFAIDYFKKLKTDYGKDRGRKTELKAFEDIVASKVVIRNTKLYVNREEGFIGTSLKRDEYVADCSDIDDIIVFTKSGTMIVTKVDAKTFIGKGILHVAVFKKKDKRTIYNLIYRDGKSGPSYVKRFAVTSMTRDREYSVGNGNPGTQVHYFSANPNGEAEVVTIHLRQQGSIKKLKWDLDFSDILIKGRSSKGNLVSKYSIKRVELKEEGVSTLKPRKIWFDDTVQRLNVDGRGELLGEFKGEDRLLIINQKGVVRTIIPEVTARFDEDMIVLEKWQPNKPISAVYFNGERDLFYVKRFLVENEDKEELFITEHDNSYLEVVSTDYKPVIELIHNKPRGKEQPPNEEVELEEFIAVKGITAQGNMLTKSKIKQINLLDPLPHEPEPEIDQEEQAEPQDEESESNVADTSQSESSTANTISVDKPQESKDDDPKGDGEQGSLF, encoded by the coding sequence ATGAGTAAAGAAAACCTAGAACAAGAAAATAACAATTTGCCGATAGAGGAACAGGCAACCGAAACCATCACACGTGTTACCGGCATGTATAAGGAATGGTTTCTGGATTATGCCAGTTATGTAATCTTAGAGCGTGCCGTACCGGCAATCGAGGACGGTTTTAAACCAGTACAGCGCCGTATCATGCAATCTATGAAAGATCTTGATGATGGTCGCTATAATAAGGTAGCCAATATTGTAGGTCACACCATGCAATATCACCCGCATGGTGATGCGTCCATAGGCGACGCGATGGTGCAGATAGGGCAGAAAGACTTGCTCATAGATATGCAGGGAAATTGGGGTAATATACTAACCGGTGATCCATCGGCTGCCTCGCGATATATTGAGGCACGATTATCTAAGTTTGCCCTAGAGGTACTCTTCAATGCCAAAATTACCGAGTGGCAATCCAGCTATGACGGTCGCCGCAAGGAGCCCATCAATCTACCGGTAAAATTCCCATTGCTACTCACTCAAGGCGCCGAAGGTATTGCCGTGGGTTTGAGTACCAAAGTCTTGCCACATAACTTCAACGAGATTATCGATGCCAGTATCAAGCACCTGCAAGGCAAGCGATTTAAGTTATTTCCAGATTTCCCAACAGGTGGTGAGGCAGATGTTTCCAATTATAATGATGGCATGCGTGGCGGCAAGGTGCGCGTACGTGCCAAAATGCACTCGCCAGACCGCAATACAATCATCATTACTGAGATCCCGTATTCCACGACTACTGGATCACTTATTGATTCTATCCTTAAAGCCAACGATAAAGGCAAGATCAAGATCAAAAAGATCGAGGATAACACCGCTGCAGATGTAGAAATTCAAATTCACTTGCCAGCAAACATCTCACCAGACAAAACAATGGATGCGCTGTATGCATTTACAAATTGTGAGGTAAGTATATCGCCACTAGGTTGTGTGATTGAGGATAATAAACCACTTTTTGTAGGTGTTACAGAGATGCTGCGCCGCAGCACTGATCACACAGTAGAATTGCTACGTCAAGAATTACAAATCCAGCTGGATGAAGTCGAGTCTCAATGGCATTTTGCTTCACTGGAACGTATTTTTATTGAGAACCGTATCTATCGCGATATCGAGGAAGAAGAAACTTGGGATGGCGTGATCAATGCGATTGACAAAGGCCTCAAGCCACATATTGGACATTTAAAAAGAGCCGTCACGGTTGATGACATTGTGCGATTGACAGAAATACGCATCAAGCGCATATCAAAATTTGATATAGACAAGGCACAGCAAAAGATTGAAGCACTTGAAGATCGCATAGCAGAACTCAAGAAAAATCTAGAGCATCTCATTGAATTTGCCATTGACTATTTCAAAAAGCTCAAGACTGATTACGGCAAGGATCGTGGTCGCAAGACAGAGCTCAAGGCTTTTGAAGATATAGTCGCCAGTAAGGTGGTCATTAGAAATACAAAACTGTACGTCAATCGTGAAGAAGGCTTTATAGGTACCAGTCTAAAGCGTGATGAATATGTCGCAGACTGTTCGGATATTGATGATATTATCGTTTTCACCAAAAGTGGAACCATGATAGTCACTAAGGTTGATGCCAAGACTTTCATAGGTAAAGGCATCTTGCACGTGGCTGTTTTCAAGAAAAAGGACAAGCGCACGATCTATAATCTTATTTATAGAGACGGTAAATCAGGACCTAGTTATGTCAAGCGATTTGCCGTGACCAGTATGACCCGTGATCGCGAGTATAGTGTTGGTAATGGCAATCCAGGAACACAGGTACATTATTTTAGTGCCAATCCTAATGGAGAGGCAGAAGTTGTGACCATTCATTTGAGACAACAAGGCAGCATCAAGAAACTGAAATGGGATCTTGATTTCAGCGATATACTGATTAAGGGTCGATCGTCTAAGGGAAATCTGGTAAGCAAATACAGCATCAAACGTGTTGAACTAAAAGAAGAAGGCGTGAGTACGCTCAAACCACGTAAAATCTGGTTTGACGATACTGTACAAAGACTTAACGTTGATGGTCGTGGCGAACTACTGGGTGAATTTAAAGGAGAAGATCGCCTACTTATCATTAATCAAAAAGGAGTGGTGCGCACTATTATTCCAGAGGTTACTGCGCGATTTGATGAAGACATGATCGTATTAGAAAAATGGCAACCTAATAAGCCGATAAGTGCGGTTTACTTTAATGGTGAACGCGACTTATTTTACGTCAAGCGATTCTTGGTCGAGAATGAAGACAAGGAAGAACTATTCATCACAGAGCATGATAATAGTTACTTAGAAGTGGTTTCTACAGATTATAAACCTGTCATAGAGTTGATTCACAACAAACCACGTGGCAAAGAGCAACCACCTAATGAAGAAGTAGAGTTAGAGGAATTTATCGCTGTCAAAGGAATAACGGCACAAGGAAACATGCTGACCAAAAGCAAGATCAAGCAAATCAACCTGCTGGATCCATTGCCACATGAGCCTGAACCAGAGATCGATCAAGAAGAACAAGCCGAACCTCAGGATGAAGAAAGTGAGTCTAATGTTGCTGATACTTCTCAATCTGAAAGTAGCACTGCGAATACTATTTCAGTAGATAAGCCGCAGGAAAGCAAGGACGATGATCCTAAGGGTGATGGCGAGCAAGGCAGTTTGTTTTAA
- the mscL gene encoding large conductance mechanosensitive channel protein MscL: MALGLLKEFKEFAVKGNMIDMAVGIIIGTAFNNVVQTIVKKVMLPPLTLITDGISFAERKWILRDAVINEAGETTAAEVAIGYGELIEVSIDFLVIGFTVFVVVKLMNQLRNRAEDTKDKEVVTPKDIELLSDLKGLMQEQNKLLAQK; this comes from the coding sequence ATGGCTTTAGGACTACTTAAGGAATTCAAGGAATTTGCCGTAAAGGGCAACATGATCGACATGGCGGTAGGTATCATTATAGGTACTGCGTTTAACAATGTGGTGCAGACTATTGTGAAAAAAGTGATGCTGCCACCACTTACCTTGATTACTGATGGTATAAGCTTTGCAGAGCGCAAATGGATTTTGCGAGATGCAGTGATTAATGAAGCTGGTGAGACCACGGCTGCTGAGGTGGCCATAGGTTATGGAGAACTCATTGAGGTGAGCATCGATTTTCTGGTGATAGGATTTACGGTATTTGTAGTGGTAAAACTTATGAACCAGTTGAGAAATAGGGCAGAAGATACTAAGGATAAAGAAGTAGTGACACCCAAGGATATTGAGTTGTTAAGTGACCTTAAAGGGCTCATGCAGGAACAAAATAAGCTGCTGGCTCAAAAATAG
- a CDS encoding DNA topoisomerase IV, with the protein MKKTFLLLLLVSCIACKQYENQRDCDDFRTGTFVWEQESGGKLLKTTFVRTEDMQIETFEGVTDTSRVEWVNECEWRIIPVNPKTNADSRAYLFKILNTTANSYTFEFTQSGRDEIYRGEARKVE; encoded by the coding sequence ATGAAAAAGACTTTCCTTTTACTACTGCTCGTTAGTTGTATTGCCTGTAAACAATACGAGAATCAGCGAGATTGTGACGATTTCAGGACAGGTACTTTTGTGTGGGAACAAGAGTCCGGTGGCAAGCTACTCAAAACCACTTTTGTTAGAACAGAGGATATGCAAATAGAAACCTTTGAAGGTGTGACCGATACATCACGAGTGGAATGGGTCAACGAGTGCGAATGGCGTATCATACCGGTAAATCCCAAAACAAACGCAGACAGCCGCGCTTATCTCTTCAAAATATTGAACACCACAGCAAATTCTTACACATTTGAATTCACACAATCAGGTCGCGACGAGATCTATCGAGGTGAAGCCAGAAAGGTAGAATAG
- a CDS encoding helix-turn-helix domain-containing protein encodes MTDSQRFSKRLEQIMDAHDLNASSFAQLIGVGRSSISHILSGRNKPSLDFVMSVVDQFDGITYDWLLNGKDDYSTIKKSKESATVNSKVEEKTEAIKVNVSKEEIKKPTDPTQNKTIVTDNTPSSNQINKGKNISKVILIYNDGTFEELTSK; translated from the coding sequence ATGACAGATTCACAAAGATTTTCTAAGCGATTAGAGCAAATAATGGACGCTCACGACCTTAATGCGTCGAGTTTTGCGCAGCTCATAGGCGTGGGTCGCAGCTCTATCTCGCACATACTTTCAGGTCGCAACAAGCCTAGTCTAGATTTTGTGATGAGTGTAGTTGATCAGTTTGACGGCATCACTTATGACTGGTTATTGAATGGTAAAGACGACTACTCTACCATTAAAAAATCAAAAGAATCTGCAACCGTTAATTCCAAGGTAGAAGAAAAAACAGAGGCAATCAAAGTAAATGTATCTAAAGAGGAAATCAAAAAGCCGACAGATCCTACACAAAACAAAACGATCGTAACTGACAACACGCCATCATCTAATCAAATAAATAAAGGGAAAAATATATCAAAAGTGATTTTGATATATAACGACGGTACTTTTGAAGAGTTAACCTCTAAATGA
- a CDS encoding M14 family zinc carboxypeptidase: MINLPRYYTYQQFENVFMKVVEQLPQDFYRFSYLGSSVQDRSIYGIELGNGNTKILAWSQMHGNESSSTRAIIKLLQDADLVEILKNVRLYIIPVLNPDGADAWTRFNANGVDLNRDAVDLTQPESDILREAIDFFEPDVAFNLHGQRSIYGTTNSSLPAQMSFLSPAADKGKSITPARIKSMAVINAILGTVGNKIPASIARYGDDFNINCIGDYCQSLGIPTVLFESGHAGNDYSRDAVTDYTLDAIKVAIRYADDLSVISEDEVVQQYQQIPDIKANYCDILIHNVPQNDRLATIAVMYHEQIVDDKLLFIPMVYAINPKEILYGHRSIDLNEFKDFNDDLVIEDSMRVSSTSLDIDIFTN; this comes from the coding sequence ATGATCAACTTACCTAGATATTATACCTACCAGCAATTTGAGAATGTCTTTATGAAAGTTGTAGAGCAACTGCCTCAAGATTTCTATAGGTTCTCATACCTAGGTTCATCAGTTCAGGATAGATCGATTTACGGTATTGAATTAGGAAACGGAAACACTAAAATTTTGGCATGGTCTCAAATGCACGGTAATGAATCATCCTCTACACGAGCGATCATCAAATTACTTCAAGATGCAGATTTGGTTGAGATATTGAAGAATGTAAGATTATATATTATTCCTGTTTTAAATCCAGATGGTGCAGACGCCTGGACACGATTCAATGCAAATGGCGTAGACTTAAATCGAGATGCTGTAGATCTTACTCAGCCTGAAAGTGATATTTTAAGAGAGGCGATAGATTTTTTTGAGCCAGATGTTGCTTTCAATCTACATGGTCAGCGATCCATATATGGTACAACTAACTCTAGCTTACCAGCCCAAATGTCATTTTTATCTCCAGCAGCAGATAAAGGAAAGAGCATCACACCTGCAAGAATCAAATCCATGGCGGTAATAAATGCTATACTTGGTACAGTTGGTAATAAGATACCAGCAAGCATTGCGAGATATGGTGACGACTTTAATATAAACTGCATAGGCGATTACTGTCAATCTTTAGGAATACCGACGGTATTGTTTGAGTCTGGACATGCAGGTAACGATTATTCTAGAGACGCCGTTACTGATTATACGTTAGATGCTATTAAAGTTGCAATCCGTTACGCTGACGATCTCAGTGTTATTAGTGAAGATGAAGTGGTACAGCAATATCAACAAATACCGGATATAAAGGCGAATTACTGTGACATCCTAATACATAACGTACCGCAAAATGACAGACTTGCCACAATTGCTGTAATGTATCATGAGCAAATAGTTGATGACAAGCTCTTGTTCATACCTATGGTCTATGCGATCAATCCAAAAGAGATTTTATATGGTCATCGATCAATTGATTTAAACGAGTTTAAAGATTTTAATGACGATCTGGTTATTGAGGATTCCATGCGAGTGAGTAGCACATCGCTGGACATCGACATATTTACTAATTAA
- a CDS encoding Lrp/AsnC family transcriptional regulator: MAKIDDIDKQILDVLIENTRTPFTDIAKRLNISAGTVHVRVKKMEESGIIHGSSLTVDYKQLGYNFIAYIGVYLEKTSQTQFVLGRIKEIPYVTVAHITTGKFNIFCKIRAKDTTHAKKIIFILDDIEGVNRTETMISLEESINDKKRLLHKVFQDL, translated from the coding sequence ATGGCCAAGATTGATGACATTGATAAGCAAATACTCGATGTGTTAATTGAAAATACAAGAACTCCATTTACAGATATTGCCAAACGGCTCAATATTAGTGCAGGAACGGTACACGTGCGAGTGAAGAAGATGGAAGAGTCAGGAATCATTCACGGTTCTTCATTAACGGTAGATTACAAACAACTAGGCTATAATTTTATTGCGTACATAGGCGTCTATCTAGAAAAGACTAGTCAGACACAATTTGTATTGGGCCGCATAAAGGAGATTCCTTATGTTACAGTTGCCCATATCACGACAGGTAAATTCAACATCTTCTGTAAGATAAGAGCAAAGGACACTACTCACGCCAAGAAAATTATTTTCATCCTCGACGATATAGAAGGTGTTAACCGCACAGAGACTATGATAAGTCTTGAGGAAAGTATCAATGATAAGAAGCGATTGCTGCACAAGGTTTTTCAAGACCTATAA
- a CDS encoding DinB family protein — translation MIFRRDIQPREYAAYYEPYINTVSGDTTMVDALESSLVSCSTILQDIIKPMDYRYGDDKWTIGQLVSHCIDTERIFNYRALAFLRDDAAMIPGFDQDIYANSLNDYAFAKAELLKSMKVVRAATLDLFTTANPMAMLKTGVASDNIMSVRAIPFIIAGHYNHHFHILKERY, via the coding sequence ATGATATTTAGAAGAGATATCCAGCCGCGAGAATATGCGGCCTATTATGAGCCTTACATAAATACTGTTTCTGGGGACACAACAATGGTAGATGCTCTAGAATCGTCTTTAGTAAGCTGCTCCACAATACTTCAAGACATCATCAAACCTATGGATTATCGCTACGGCGATGATAAATGGACGATAGGACAATTGGTCTCGCATTGCATAGATACTGAGCGTATTTTCAATTATCGAGCACTTGCTTTTTTGAGAGATGATGCAGCCATGATTCCTGGTTTTGATCAGGATATTTATGCCAACAGTTTGAACGATTATGCTTTCGCGAAAGCGGAACTACTAAAATCCATGAAGGTGGTAAGAGCTGCAACGCTAGATTTATTTACTACTGCAAACCCTATGGCGATGCTCAAAACAGGTGTTGCTAGCGACAATATAATGTCAGTGAGAGCTATACCATTTATAATAGCAGGACATTACAACCACCATTTCCATATTTTGAAGGAGCGTTATTAA
- a CDS encoding type 1 glutamine amidotransferase domain-containing protein produces MKKVAILATNGFEEVELTSPKEALESKGVAVHIISPEKGEIKAWKDGNWSKSYKVDKQVEEVSATDYNALLLPGGVLNPDQLRQDAKSIDFIKDFFKQGKPVSAICHGLQTLIDADVLKGRKVTSFPSIKKDLENAGAHWVDEEVVVDSGFTTSRTPDDLPAFNKKVVEEVMEGKHEEQHA; encoded by the coding sequence ATGAAAAAGGTAGCTATACTAGCCACAAATGGCTTTGAAGAAGTAGAATTGACCAGCCCAAAAGAAGCGCTTGAGAGTAAAGGCGTCGCTGTACACATCATAAGTCCAGAAAAGGGCGAGATCAAAGCATGGAAAGATGGTAATTGGTCTAAATCATACAAAGTTGACAAACAGGTCGAGGAAGTAAGTGCTACTGACTACAATGCCTTGTTGCTACCTGGTGGCGTGCTCAATCCCGATCAGTTGAGGCAAGATGCAAAATCCATCGATTTTATCAAAGATTTTTTCAAGCAAGGAAAACCAGTGAGCGCTATATGCCATGGCTTACAAACCCTAATCGATGCTGACGTATTAAAAGGTAGAAAGGTGACTTCTTTTCCTTCAATTAAAAAAGATCTTGAAAATGCAGGCGCACATTGGGTTGATGAAGAAGTAGTGGTGGATTCAGGATTCACCACAAGTAGAACTCCAGACGATTTACCAGCCTTCAACAAGAAAGTGGTTGAGGAAGTTATGGAAGGAAAGCATGAAGAACAACATGCATAA
- the dnaN gene encoding DNA polymerase III subunit beta, which produces MKFIVSSSYLQKNLQLLGGVINNNNTLPILDNFLLELKGSELKVSASDMETTITTRLEVESQDDGNIAVPAKLLLDTLKTFPEQPLTFHSEDNMMTVSHDKGKSEIACALAEEFPKTVTLTDPSSTTIMGDTLATAINKTIFAAGNDDLRPVMSGVFFQFASDGLTFVATDAHKLVRYRREDVSAQDTAEFIMPKKPLNILKSILQGNEAEVLVQYNESNAQFTYENTTIICRLIDGKYPNYEAVIPKENPNKLTISRTQFLNSVRRVSIFSNKTTHQIRLKMAGAELNISAEDLDYSNKADERLTCDYQGDDMQIGFNSRFLIEMLNNLTCDDVSLEMSLPNRAGILTPVDGLEEGENVTMLVMPVMLNQ; this is translated from the coding sequence ATGAAGTTTATTGTTTCTAGTTCTTACTTACAAAAAAATCTACAGCTGTTAGGTGGCGTGATAAATAATAACAACACCTTACCTATCCTAGACAATTTTTTACTAGAGTTAAAAGGTAGTGAGTTAAAGGTGTCAGCATCTGACATGGAGACGACAATCACCACTAGATTAGAAGTGGAGAGCCAGGACGATGGAAACATTGCGGTTCCAGCAAAATTACTTCTAGATACACTCAAGACATTTCCAGAGCAGCCGCTTACCTTTCACAGTGAAGATAATATGATGACTGTGAGTCATGATAAAGGTAAGTCAGAGATTGCCTGTGCGCTTGCTGAGGAATTTCCTAAAACAGTAACTCTTACAGATCCTAGCAGCACTACGATTATGGGTGACACGCTAGCAACAGCGATCAATAAAACGATATTTGCTGCTGGTAATGATGACCTAAGACCAGTGATGAGCGGTGTGTTTTTTCAATTTGCGAGCGATGGATTGACCTTTGTAGCTACCGATGCACACAAGCTAGTACGCTATAGACGAGAAGACGTGAGTGCTCAAGACACGGCAGAATTTATCATGCCTAAAAAGCCATTAAACATTCTCAAGTCTATACTTCAAGGTAATGAAGCTGAAGTTCTTGTTCAATACAATGAGAGCAACGCTCAATTCACCTATGAGAATACAACGATCATCTGCCGATTGATAGATGGTAAATATCCTAATTATGAAGCTGTAATTCCTAAGGAGAACCCTAACAAACTCACGATATCACGTACACAGTTCTTAAACTCAGTACGCAGGGTTAGTATCTTCTCTAATAAAACGACACACCAGATACGCCTTAAAATGGCTGGTGCAGAATTGAACATTTCTGCAGAAGATCTAGACTACAGTAATAAGGCAGATGAGCGCCTGACCTGCGATTATCAAGGTGATGACATGCAAATAGGCTTCAATAGTAGATTCTTGATTGAGATGCTCAACAACTTGACTTGTGACGATGTCTCGCTAGAAATGTCCTTGCCTAATCGCGCAGGAATCTTGACACCGGTTGACGGACTTGAAGAAGGTGAAAACGTCACCATGCTAGTTATGCCAGTAATGCTGAATCAATAA
- a CDS encoding S8 family serine peptidase: MMTKKLLVAITILTSFSALAQTPAQRARITANYDHDKIESIKQDFLKQQEINKSEVEAYLAANPSIAKSFIQGDEDEVWISGIDRYGQPIIITTTNFEGGETIGSVHLYDGGSLGLNIDGSGITAGIWDGGYARQNHAEFGRRVDIGESGQEDSAHGTHVGGTMIAEGKNDIRLRGIAPNGNLITYRFDNDAFEMLEEAQNGMLVSNHSYGRGVTENTDVAIFGKYDGSSQQFDIITDANPFYLPVVSAGNDRGKGLNARKSGYDLLTDRTLSKNSLVVGAILSVEEYVDEDDVTMSTFSSWGPSDDGRIKPDVVAKGVNVLSTYSRSTTDSAILQGTSMSAPMVSGAVMLLQQLYSEQEGTFMKSATVRGLVSMTTKEAGKNEGPDYQYGWGLLDVEAAAKMILGLNETSFIEEKTLFNGQAQEQTFATRDDDELTFTISWTDRPGQLPSEERDDRTPVLVNNLDIKVVAEDGTEFFPYLLDPSSTRSSAQRGINNVDNIEVVKISKPSGNYRVIVSNQGILDGFQQDYTMMVNGATPSTASNIQQDIASLSVYPNPASNFFNVTFSSGIDGREVDINVYNSLGQQVISKTFDNNGNFNQRINTQGLSSGLYVVQIGDGNVSTTRKLVIR, from the coding sequence ATGATGACCAAAAAACTACTAGTAGCCATTACGATCTTGACAAGCTTCAGTGCTCTTGCCCAAACACCAGCGCAACGTGCACGTATCACGGCAAACTACGATCACGATAAGATTGAATCTATTAAACAAGATTTCCTTAAGCAACAAGAGATCAATAAGTCAGAAGTTGAAGCTTATCTAGCTGCAAACCCATCCATCGCTAAATCTTTCATTCAAGGCGACGAGGACGAAGTATGGATTTCAGGAATAGATAGATACGGTCAACCAATCATTATCACAACAACAAATTTTGAAGGTGGTGAGACTATTGGGTCTGTACACCTTTATGATGGAGGCTCTTTGGGGCTCAATATAGACGGTAGCGGTATTACTGCTGGAATTTGGGATGGCGGTTATGCTCGTCAAAATCATGCTGAGTTTGGAAGGCGTGTGGATATAGGTGAAAGTGGTCAAGAAGATAGCGCGCATGGTACTCACGTAGGTGGTACTATGATTGCAGAAGGTAAGAATGATATAAGACTTAGAGGTATAGCTCCTAATGGAAATCTAATCACGTATCGATTTGACAACGATGCTTTTGAAATGCTTGAAGAGGCGCAGAACGGTATGCTTGTTTCTAATCACTCATATGGACGTGGAGTTACCGAGAATACTGATGTAGCAATATTTGGTAAATATGATGGCTCATCACAACAATTTGATATCATTACAGATGCTAATCCTTTTTATCTACCTGTTGTCAGTGCTGGTAATGATAGAGGTAAAGGCCTCAATGCAAGAAAAAGCGGTTATGATCTATTGACAGATAGAACTCTTTCTAAAAACAGCCTAGTGGTAGGTGCCATCCTTAGTGTTGAAGAATATGTAGATGAGGATGATGTAACAATGTCAACTTTCAGTTCTTGGGGTCCTAGCGACGATGGTAGAATCAAGCCAGATGTAGTTGCAAAAGGCGTTAATGTTTTAAGTACTTATAGTAGAAGTACTACAGACAGCGCTATACTTCAAGGAACAAGTATGTCAGCGCCTATGGTCTCTGGTGCTGTGATGTTGCTACAACAGTTGTATAGCGAGCAAGAAGGAACTTTTATGAAGTCTGCCACAGTAAGAGGTCTAGTATCAATGACCACAAAGGAAGCTGGTAAGAATGAAGGTCCAGATTATCAATACGGTTGGGGTCTCCTGGATGTTGAAGCAGCTGCCAAGATGATTTTAGGATTGAATGAAACATCATTTATTGAAGAAAAAACATTGTTCAATGGTCAGGCACAAGAGCAAACTTTTGCGACTCGTGATGATGATGAATTAACTTTTACCATTAGCTGGACAGATAGACCAGGACAACTTCCTAGTGAGGAGCGAGATGATCGTACACCGGTTTTAGTAAATAATCTTGATATTAAGGTTGTTGCCGAAGATGGTACCGAGTTCTTCCCATATTTGTTAGATCCTTCAAGCACTAGATCTTCTGCACAGCGCGGTATCAATAATGTTGATAATATCGAGGTAGTAAAAATCTCAAAACCATCGGGTAACTACAGAGTAATTGTAAGTAATCAAGGAATATTAGATGGTTTCCAGCAGGACTATACGATGATGGTAAACGGCGCAACGCCATCAACCGCATCAAACATACAGCAGGACATTGCTTCATTGAGTGTTTATCCTAATCCTGCCAGCAACTTCTTTAATGTGACGTTTAGCTCTGGAATAGATGGACGTGAGGTAGATATCAATGTTTACAATTCATTAGGTCAGCAAGTGATCTCAAAGACTTTTGATAACAACGGTAACTTTAATCAACGTATAAATACACAAGGTTTGAGTAGCGGTTTATACGTCGTACAAATAGGCGATGGCAATGTATCAACGACTCGCAAGTTGGTGATAAGATAA
- a CDS encoding transcription elongation factor produces MKDLKKIAVAALKKEIQERTAVYKEKMENINETLESGDVKHGYDNDDSHGELLGDLERYAQLREEHEDMLIKWGNIDFHGGKQDVQQGAIVRTENNVFLVSIPMGELTMMEGHDKVYAISTEAPLYKAMDGLKEGDEFKFNDKEYKIKEIY; encoded by the coding sequence ATGAAAGATTTGAAGAAGATTGCTGTTGCTGCTCTCAAAAAAGAGATACAGGAACGCACCGCTGTTTATAAGGAGAAGATGGAAAACATCAACGAGACACTGGAAAGTGGCGATGTGAAACATGGGTATGATAATGACGATAGTCATGGCGAACTTCTAGGCGATCTGGAACGTTATGCCCAATTGCGTGAAGAGCATGAGGATATGTTGATCAAATGGGGAAATATCGATTTTCACGGTGGTAAGCAGGACGTGCAACAAGGTGCCATTGTCAGGACAGAGAATAATGTTTTTCTAGTGAGCATCCCAATGGGTGAACTTACCATGATGGAAGGACATGATAAGGTTTATGCCATATCTACAGAGGCACCACTATACAAGGCTATGGACGGTCTTAAAGAAGGAGATGAATTTAAATTCAACGATAAGGAATACAAAATCAAAGAGATTTATTAG
- a CDS encoding glyoxalase, with product MKNRDEYLVALRPELPNARVDDTMSADEQFQNRTLRPVAKLQHDLLIQVFHNYIRKHKNVFYGLTAVKRVDYIENAVNRDQKFRNSLKGIIIGMFTMPEYASYIANSSALNKRMMNIVRERLISSIQMFERPSIDLS from the coding sequence ATGAAAAATAGAGACGAGTATCTTGTAGCCCTGAGACCTGAATTGCCGAATGCGCGTGTGGACGATACGATGAGTGCTGATGAGCAGTTTCAAAACAGAACGTTGCGACCGGTCGCAAAGCTGCAACATGACCTGCTTATACAGGTTTTTCATAACTACATCAGGAAGCATAAGAATGTGTTTTACGGTTTGACAGCAGTAAAGCGAGTGGATTACATTGAAAATGCGGTGAATAGGGATCAAAAATTCCGTAACTCGCTTAAGGGCATTATCATAGGTATGTTTACCATGCCTGAGTATGCGTCTTATATTGCCAATAGCAGCGCACTAAACAAGCGCATGATGAATATCGTGCGTGAGCGATTGATAAGCAGTATACAGATGTTTGAGCGCCCATCCATCGATCTTTCCTGA